From the genome of Eucalyptus grandis isolate ANBG69807.140 chromosome 2, ASM1654582v1, whole genome shotgun sequence, one region includes:
- the LOC104432912 gene encoding LOW QUALITY PROTEIN: uncharacterized protein LOC104432912 (The sequence of the model RefSeq protein was modified relative to this genomic sequence to represent the inferred CDS: inserted 1 base in 1 codon), translating into MAATLSFSLSLDPHHHHHLHHRKALHFLHFPSSAPPGLRHPPLGFRKSDRSAFAASFSSPQPSPPATASTGTTPSAPFLDDPYRTGRFLTDEEFDRLRSLEGFAYDRELRSGSLRVRVMRAEEMDETVGLLAESFAESMLLPGGYVSLLRFLVKQYLIERRGVMPHAATLVGFYKGXGEGEEELAGTVEVCFDKRGTNASPPTPTPPRNSPYICNMTVKEQLRRRGIGWHLLKASEELISQMCSSGEVYLHCRMIDLAPFNMYTKAGYRIVKTDNVLVLLTLQRRKHLMCKKLPVLHSPSESDESGPDQEQTS; encoded by the exons ATGGCTGCCAcgctttccttctctctctccttagacccccaccaccaccaccacctccaccaccgcAAAGCTCTCCACTTTCTCCATTTCCCGTCCTCCGCGCCCCCCGGTCTCCGACACCCACCTCTCGGTTTCCGAAAATCCGACCGCTCCGCCTTCGCGGCCTCGTTCTCGTCCCCTCAGCCCTCCCCTCCGGCCACCGCGTCGACCGGGACGACCCCCTCCGCTCCGTTCCTCGACGACCCGTACCGGACCGGGAGGTTCTTGACCGACGAGGAGTTCGACAGGCTCCGGTCCCTCGAGGGCTTCGCGTACGACCGGGAGCTGCGATCCGGGTCGCTGCGGGTCCGGGTCATGAGGGCCGAGGAGATGGACGAGACCGTGGGGCTGCTCGCCGAGTCGTTCGCGGAGTCGATGCTGCTGCCCGGCGGGTACGTGTCGCTGCTGCGGTTCCTGGTGAAGCAGTACTTGATCGAGCGGCGGGGCGTGATGCCGCACGCCGCGACGCTCGTTGGGTTTTATAAGG GCGGGGAGGGCGAGGAGGAGTTGGCCGGAACCGTGGAGGTGTGCTTCGACAAGAGAGGCACCAACGCTtcgccgccgacgccgacgcctccACGAAACTCTCCATATATCTGCAACATGACCGTCAAAGAGCAGCTCAGGAG GAGAGGTATCGGCTGGCATCTATTGAAGGCTAGTGAGGAACTTATTTCCCAAATGTGTTCCTCAGGAGAGGTGTATTTGCACTGCAGAATGATTGATCTTGCTCCATTCAACATGTATACAAAAGCAGGTTACAGAATCGTTAAGACAGACAATGTTCTGGTCCTGTTGACACTTCAAAGACGCAAGCACTTGATGTGCAAGAAACTTCCAGTACTACATAGTCCTTCAGAATCAGATGAGTCGGGCCCTGACCAAGAACAGACCTCTTGA